From a single Rodentibacter sp. JRC1 genomic region:
- a CDS encoding universal stress protein, which yields MYNKLLLAIDLNNPKGSQFVIENALRLTAQIQDPVFRVVTIVEPVDDSFISAFLPKNFDKSVIEEVNKALHEFTQKYFPPNAKVQHIVAHGTVYEELNRIADEKDVDLILMLASSKPNAKGLSNNTRRVAKYGSKPVLILK from the coding sequence ATGTATAACAAATTGTTGTTAGCGATTGATCTCAACAACCCTAAAGGATCACAATTTGTCATTGAAAATGCCTTACGTCTCACCGCCCAAATACAGGATCCCGTATTTCGGGTGGTAACGATTGTAGAACCCGTTGATGACAGTTTTATCTCTGCATTTTTACCTAAAAACTTTGATAAATCCGTCATTGAAGAAGTAAATAAGGCACTACACGAATTTACCCAAAAATATTTTCCACCTAACGCCAAAGTTCAACACATTGTCGCTCACGGCACGGTTTACGAAGAACTTAACCGTATTGCTGATGAAAAAGATGTTGATTTAATCCTTATGCTCGCCAGTAGCAAACCTAACGCAAAAGGATTAAGCAACAACACAAGAAGGGTAGCAAAATACGGCAGTAAACCGGTTTTAATTCTAAAATAA
- the ggt gene encoding gamma-glutamyltransferase: MQHNVKKTLASVLLAIATLTSQSSLANTLLEVSKAAERYDSSTDIFHPVYSQNGMVASEQTLATQVGVDILKQGGNAVDAAVAVGFALAVVLPNAGNIGGGGFMVLHDAKTERNFSIDFRETAPLSAHRDMYLDKNGNVVDGKSLFTHFAVGVPGTVSGLELAWKKWGSLPFETLIEPAIKLAEEGFLVSDTLANLLKTEQEILGKWESSRKIFFKGNRPLVSGELLIQKDLANSLKLIAKKGSTVFYEGEIAEKIVREMERHQGEITLEDMKQYKAVERQPIEGNYRGYKIVTMPPPSSGGIHLVQIFNMLENYPLTDFGVNSAKTIHYLAETMKLAYADRAEYLGDPDFVKIPVNGLISKTYAKELSQNIDEHRARKGEDIKPGNPQPYESDQTTHYSIMDKNGNAVAVTYTLNLNFGSGIVAEGTGILLNNEMDDFSSKPGVANAFGLIGGTANAIEAKKRPLSSMTPTLVLKDNKPWLVTGSPGGARIITTVLQSISNVVDHGMNPAEAIVSPRVHHQWLPDELRIEEGISPDTLAILRDKGHKVKLKAPMGRVQIIQARDGGFYGYSDPRNPDGKTLGF; this comes from the coding sequence ATGCAACATAATGTAAAGAAAACTTTAGCATCAGTATTATTAGCGATAGCTACGTTGACTTCTCAGAGTAGTTTGGCAAACACTTTACTGGAGGTATCAAAAGCAGCTGAACGTTATGATAGCTCCACTGATATTTTTCATCCTGTTTATTCTCAAAATGGAATGGTTGCATCAGAGCAGACTTTGGCGACTCAAGTCGGTGTTGATATCTTAAAACAAGGTGGAAATGCAGTCGATGCTGCGGTGGCTGTTGGATTTGCTCTTGCCGTTGTGCTACCTAATGCAGGTAATATTGGCGGTGGCGGTTTTATGGTTTTGCATGATGCTAAGACAGAACGTAATTTTTCTATTGATTTTAGAGAAACCGCTCCGTTGAGTGCTCATCGTGATATGTATTTAGATAAAAACGGAAATGTCGTAGATGGTAAATCCTTATTTACCCATTTTGCGGTTGGTGTACCAGGTACAGTATCCGGATTAGAGCTAGCATGGAAAAAATGGGGTTCATTACCTTTTGAAACATTAATTGAACCTGCAATTAAGTTAGCGGAAGAGGGATTTTTAGTAAGTGATACTCTTGCCAATTTACTGAAAACGGAACAGGAAATCTTGGGGAAATGGGAAAGCAGTCGTAAAATCTTCTTTAAAGGCAACAGACCCTTAGTGAGCGGGGAATTATTAATACAAAAAGATTTAGCTAATTCATTGAAACTTATTGCGAAGAAGGGTTCAACGGTTTTTTATGAAGGAGAGATTGCCGAAAAAATTGTTCGTGAGATGGAAAGACACCAAGGGGAAATTACTCTTGAGGATATGAAACAATATAAGGCTGTTGAACGTCAACCGATTGAGGGTAACTATCGTGGCTATAAAATTGTGACAATGCCTCCTCCAAGTTCCGGTGGTATTCATTTGGTGCAAATTTTTAATATGTTGGAAAATTATCCGCTTACCGATTTTGGTGTTAATAGTGCGAAAACGATCCATTATTTAGCTGAAACAATGAAATTAGCTTATGCTGACCGTGCCGAATACCTCGGTGATCCGGATTTTGTGAAAATTCCAGTTAACGGATTGATTTCCAAAACGTATGCTAAAGAATTGAGCCAAAATATTGATGAACATCGGGCTCGCAAAGGGGAAGACATTAAGCCGGGTAATCCACAGCCTTATGAAAGCGATCAAACAACACATTACTCGATTATGGATAAAAACGGTAATGCAGTAGCAGTAACCTACACCTTAAATTTAAATTTTGGCAGCGGTATTGTGGCGGAGGGAACAGGTATTTTACTTAATAATGAGATGGATGATTTTTCGTCAAAACCTGGCGTAGCTAATGCGTTTGGGTTAATCGGTGGGACTGCGAATGCGATCGAGGCTAAAAAACGTCCGCTTTCTTCAATGACACCAACCTTAGTTTTGAAAGATAATAAACCTTGGTTGGTTACAGGTAGTCCGGGTGGCGCACGTATTATCACAACAGTTTTACAGAGTATTTCTAACGTGGTTGATCATGGTATGAATCCGGCAGAAGCAATTGTTTCACCAAGAGTTCATCATCAGTGGCTTCCTGATGAATTACGTATTGAAGAAGGAATTAGTCCCGACACGTTAGCTATACTAAGAGATAAAGGTCATAAGGTTAAACTTAAAGCACCAATGGGAAGAGTACAAATTATTCAGGCTAGAGATGGGGGATTCTATGGTTACTCCGATCCGCGTAATCCAGATGGTAAAACGCTAGGATTCTAG
- a CDS encoding site-specific recombinase yields MVNQNSLAQFIREQTDGGNAFTLLEGLSRFLRESKTEQVVSNLRLIKRILKQDRELGRKVAALVSGWLCSLRLYPLFISSGLLPREGFSREMKTRIYERLNPSFKDINDLRDIFYLLFNDKNDVRWIDVIPLKEWRALFGLLARYTEERDRERLYNHFQNEGLFAIKMLSIWIAAEDMEPELMRMEPSLLNADSPFVALHREVTDWLQARSEGKIFDDSHLQVMFEQCQQLIERLQKRGSIVGSSLHVAYLLERLSQTLERLEKLMAIFASNRYLPRRILLLTGCFARAAAEQHSISRLWKQSSKLIARSITQNAGDHGEHYITRNKKEYWAMFYSAAGGGVLIALMALFKTYLGSVIDDKVWRGIAEGLNYGLGFTLIFMLHFTVATKQPAMTAARFAEAVERNSQDKILNMKLAQLLVDVFRSQSVAVLGNVMIAMTLAALIAFGYQHQTGEALMNQTQIDYQLHSIDPFAGTLWFAAIAGVWLFFSGIISGYFDNRSNYLNVRMRLRQHPLLKTVMSESIRAKFADYMHENYGSIVGNLCFGLLLGLTGVVGYLTGLPLDIRHVAFSSANVGYIAVSGHFEFIFLLQCIAFVLLIGLVNLIVSFSLTLWLALRSLNTEIESWWAIWCDVGLIIKQRPLSLFLPIQLDK; encoded by the coding sequence ATTGTAAATCAAAACTCCTTAGCACAATTTATTCGTGAACAAACCGATGGAGGGAATGCCTTTACTTTGCTGGAGGGATTAAGTCGATTTTTGCGTGAAAGTAAAACGGAACAAGTCGTGTCTAATCTCCGTTTAATCAAAAGAATTTTAAAACAAGATCGTGAATTAGGGCGTAAAGTCGCTGCACTAGTGAGTGGCTGGCTATGCAGTTTACGTTTATATCCGTTGTTTATTAGCAGTGGTCTCTTGCCGAGAGAGGGTTTTTCCCGAGAGATGAAAACCCGTATTTACGAACGTTTAAATCCCTCTTTCAAAGATATCAATGATTTACGGGATATTTTCTATTTATTATTTAACGATAAAAATGATGTGCGCTGGATTGATGTTATTCCATTAAAAGAATGGCGTGCCCTGTTTGGTTTATTGGCTCGTTATACGGAAGAAAGAGATCGTGAACGACTATATAACCATTTCCAAAACGAAGGTTTATTTGCCATTAAAATGCTTTCTATTTGGATTGCAGCGGAAGATATGGAACCGGAATTGATGCGTATGGAGCCTTCCTTGTTAAATGCTGATTCACCCTTTGTTGCATTGCATCGAGAGGTGACGGATTGGTTACAAGCGCGCAGTGAGGGAAAAATATTCGATGATAGCCATTTACAAGTGATGTTTGAACAATGTCAGCAATTAATCGAGCGCTTGCAAAAACGTGGTTCAATTGTGGGATCTTCACTTCACGTTGCTTACTTATTAGAACGTCTTTCACAAACTCTTGAACGTTTAGAAAAATTAATGGCAATCTTTGCATCAAACCGCTATTTACCACGCAGAATATTACTCTTGACCGGGTGTTTTGCAAGGGCTGCTGCAGAACAGCATAGTATTTCCCGTTTATGGAAACAAAGTTCAAAATTGATTGCCCGTAGTATTACGCAAAATGCAGGTGATCATGGTGAACATTATATTACACGCAATAAAAAAGAATATTGGGCGATGTTTTATTCTGCTGCAGGCGGTGGCGTGTTAATTGCATTGATGGCGTTATTTAAAACCTATTTAGGCAGTGTAATTGATGATAAGGTTTGGAGAGGAATTGCCGAAGGGCTGAATTACGGTTTAGGTTTTACATTAATTTTTATGCTGCATTTTACCGTAGCCACCAAACAACCGGCGATGACCGCCGCTCGTTTTGCCGAAGCGGTGGAGCGTAATTCACAAGATAAAATCTTGAATATGAAATTGGCACAGTTATTAGTGGATGTATTTCGTTCACAAAGTGTGGCTGTATTAGGGAACGTGATGATTGCGATGACATTAGCCGCGTTAATCGCTTTCGGTTATCAACATCAAACGGGTGAAGCCTTAATGAATCAAACCCAAATCGATTATCAACTACACAGCATTGATCCCTTTGCCGGAACTTTATGGTTTGCGGCGATTGCCGGTGTATGGTTATTTTTTTCCGGAATTATTTCCGGTTATTTTGATAATCGCAGTAATTATTTGAATGTGCGTATGCGCTTACGCCAACATCCGCTTCTTAAAACTGTGATGAGCGAGTCCATACGTGCTAAATTTGCTGATTATATGCACGAAAATTATGGTTCAATTGTGGGTAATCTTTGCTTTGGGCTTTTGCTTGGTTTAACCGGCGTTGTCGGCTATTTGACCGGTTTGCCGTTGGATATTCGCCACGTAGCATTTTCCTCTGCGAATGTCGGTTATATTGCTGTAAGCGGTCATTTTGAGTTCATCTTTTTATTACAATGTATTGCCTTTGTCTTACTGATTGGGTTGGTTAATTTAATCGTCAGCTTTTCCTTAACACTTTGGTTAGCGCTGCGTTCTTTAAATACGGAAATTGAGAGTTGGTGGGCAATTTGGTGTGACGTCGGGCTTATAATCAAACAACGTCCATTGAGTTTATTCTTACCGATTCAGCTTGATAAATAG
- the tesB gene encoding acyl-CoA thioesterase II, producing the protein MSNTLNQLIELLKLEKIDDLIFRGESQDLGLRQVFGGQVVAQALSAAMQVAPEERILHSCHAYFLAPGDSQYPIIYDVETLREGKNFSALRVKAIQHKEPICHITASFQTFEEGFDHQSTMPDVGLPESFIDENEMRQKVAAGLPSPLKEKFATEQPFDVRTKYLNNPFNGTTLPPEQYSWFKTHGNAPLNLKIQQCLLAYFSDFHCILTALHPHKKGFLQPGMKVATIDHSIWFHRPFDLNHWHLHSVESNNAFGGRGLARGQIFSQSGKLIATTQQEGLIRYQK; encoded by the coding sequence ATGTCAAATACGCTTAATCAGTTAATTGAACTTTTAAAGTTAGAAAAAATCGATGATTTAATCTTTCGTGGAGAAAGCCAAGATTTGGGGCTTCGTCAAGTTTTTGGCGGGCAAGTGGTGGCACAAGCCTTATCCGCAGCAATGCAGGTAGCACCGGAAGAGCGCATTCTACATTCGTGCCATGCTTATTTTCTTGCTCCTGGCGATAGTCAATATCCGATTATCTATGATGTAGAAACCTTACGTGAAGGTAAAAATTTTTCTGCATTGCGCGTGAAAGCGATTCAGCATAAAGAGCCTATTTGCCATATAACCGCCTCTTTCCAAACATTTGAAGAAGGCTTTGATCACCAAAGCACGATGCCCGATGTCGGCTTACCGGAAAGTTTTATTGATGAAAATGAGATGCGACAAAAAGTAGCAGCCGGCTTGCCTAGCCCGTTGAAAGAAAAATTTGCTACCGAGCAACCTTTTGATGTGCGAACAAAATATCTAAATAATCCCTTTAACGGTACAACATTACCGCCAGAACAATATTCGTGGTTTAAAACTCACGGCAATGCACCGCTTAACTTGAAAATTCAGCAATGTTTACTCGCCTATTTTTCAGATTTTCATTGTATTCTGACCGCACTTCATCCCCACAAAAAAGGTTTCCTACAACCGGGTATGAAAGTTGCCACGATTGATCATAGTATTTGGTTTCATCGCCCATTCGACTTAAATCACTGGCATTTACACTCAGTCGAAAGTAATAATGCTTTTGGTGGGCGCGGTTTGGCGCGCGGTCAAATTTTCTCACAAAGCGGAAAATTGATCGCTACCACACAACAAGAAGGTTTGATTCGTTATCAAAAATAA